The Ipomoea triloba cultivar NCNSP0323 chromosome 13, ASM357664v1 genomic interval GTGTTTACGTCAAGAATATGAGTGTTGgagtaaaaattgaaatataatttaatttgggaACATGTAATGTAGGATTTCTCTTTTAAGTATGACTGTGTAAGTGAAGCCAAGCATGCTCACATAAAACACTAACTAATGAGCTTCCTCTTGCTTATGAACCAACTAGACTCATAACAATCTCTAACAACGAGACTCACATATGACAGGTCCCTAGTAGTACTTTGCAGGCTCAACAAAAGATTCATGCAGTCTATCTCCACTCCACTATCCCATATTTCATGCATGCCCCTGCCCTTTAGCCATAATAGTGGTCTCTTTGAGGAGGAGCTAGGGAGCCTTGACCATAGCCAGGCCTCTTGGCTCTTGCTGCAGGAGCGAGACCCAaagagaaatattattattattttataattaattaattaggtgtgtggaaataaattaaagacttATGGCACTAGGACTCCGGCCTTATCCCGATTTCTTATCACCTACACGTACTAAACCAATTTTAATGTCAGTTGACTCTCTGTATGACCACAAAAAATCTggaatttttcttattttatgggatttattttgatatttatttcCATGGAACGAACAGTTGGCCGCCCCCGTAACCACATCTGAGGTTTTAGATTCTCCATCCAGGGAATCAATCTGAAAATTTGACATGGCTCCGTGTTTTCCCTGCCTTGGCTCGTCAAAACACAAATATGTTGACAATTTTATCTCAGCCTCACCAGGTCCTCTCTTTTTTTCTAATCTAttattttgctttaatttgcaGTAGTTTTTTCAATCCAATTCTAGAATATATATGCAGATAAGTCAAAGGTTATACTTCCTACTATAAATTCCTTGACATATCAAGAGCTTGCTGCTGCAACCCAAAACTTTAGTCCTGAGTGCTTGCTTGGTGAAGGCGGCTTTGGACGGGTTTATAAAGGTCACATCAAAACTACTGACCAGGTGACTACACCAGCTTCATTGTGCCCGGAAAAAgggaaatttatatatatatggtttccATTATTCCGATCACGAGGAAACTTGCAATCACTATCCTAGTGTATGCACGGATAAACctgtcttgtgaccctagctggcaAACAAATATAGGTTGTCCATAATTAACTGGTTCTGATCAAACCAAAAAGGCTAATAGACCCTCTTATTAGGAGTCGAGCTTGTCCATAATTGACTGACTCAAACCAATAAAACTGATAAACCTCTCTGActaagagtcaaacttgtaaacTGTAGTTACCAAATCAACAATTTGATCAACTTAGCTGGGATTGTCCCTGTCCCTATATGGTTTCGATTATTTGTTTATAGTATATATTGTGAAATGATGTGCAGGTAGTTGCTGTGAAGCAGCTTAACCAGGATGGGGTTCAAGGGCAGAGAGAGTTTTTGGTGGAGGTTCTGATGCTTTGCCTCTGCCATCATCCAAATCTTGTCAACTTGATAGGCTATTGTGCAGATGGGGTTCAAAGACTTCTCGTCTATGAGTATATGGCTTTGGGCTCTCTTGAGGATCATTTGCATGGTTAGCTAGCTCTTCTTCCACCTATCAGACCTCCCTTCAGTCCCTTGTGCTTCAATTCATAGgaaatttttcttgttttaatcAAAAACTACCAAACATAGCAGATCTTCCACCAGATAAAGCACCTTTGGACTGGAACACAAGAATGAAGATTGCAGCCGGGACGGCCAAGGGGTTGGAGTATTTACATGACAAAGCTGATCCCTCGGTTATATATAGAGATTTAAAATCTGCAAACATACTTCTTGGCGAGGGATTCCACCCGAAATTGTCAGATTTCGGGCTTGCAAAACTGGGCCCTTCCGATGGTAGAACTCATGTCTCTACACGCGTGATGGGCACATATGGTTATTGTGCCCCCGAGTATGCCCGCACCGGTAAACTCACCCCCAAGTCTGATATCTATAGTTTCGGGGTCGTTCTACTCGAAATCATCACCGGACGCAAGGCCATTGATCCCACGAGAACTCAATCAGAACAAAATCTCGTAGCCTGGGTAAAAACATGCATACTCCTTCTTCTGTCCCATGTTTACTATTttttggtcaaatcaattctttcctCTTTGGTTAATCAGATTTAATTTGGTTGGTTGCAGGCTAAGTCCTTTTTGGGAGACAAAAAGAAGGCTTTTAAAGTGGCGGATCCACGGCTGGGGGGGCGTTATCCCAGACGGGCATTTTATCAAGCACTAACAGTGGCATGCATGTGCGTTCATGAAGAAGCTGCATCAAGGCCTTTAATCAGCGATGTTGTGACCGCTCTCACACATCTTGCCTCCCAAACCGATGACACTAGGAAGCGTGCTG includes:
- the LOC116001851 gene encoding serine/threonine-protein kinase PBL27-like isoform X2; amino-acid sequence: MAPCFPCLGSSKHKYVDNFISASPDKSKVILPTINSLTYQELAAATQNFSPECLLGEGGFGRVYKGHIKTTDQVVAVKQLNQDGVQGQREFLVEVLMLCLCHHPNLVNLIGYCADGVQRLLVYEYMALGSLEDHLHDLPPDKAPLDWNTRMKIAAGTAKGLEYLHDKADPSVIYRDLKSANILLGEGFHPKLSDFGLAKLGPSDGRTHVSTRVMGTYGYCAPEYARTGKLTPKSDIYSFGVVLLEIITGRKAIDPTRTQSEQNLVAWAKSFLGDKKKAFKVADPRLGGRYPRRAFYQALTVACMCVHEEAASRPLISDVVTALTHLASQTDDTRKRAVLEAMVWGEKGHKENTRNC
- the LOC116001851 gene encoding serine/threonine-protein kinase PBL27-like isoform X1 — its product is MAPCFPCLGSSKHKYVDNFISASPDKSKVILPTINSLTYQELAAATQNFSPECLLGEGGFGRVYKGHIKTTDQVVAVKQLNQDGVQGQREFLVEVLMLCLCHHPNLVNLIGYCADGVQRLLVYEYMALGSLEDHLHADLPPDKAPLDWNTRMKIAAGTAKGLEYLHDKADPSVIYRDLKSANILLGEGFHPKLSDFGLAKLGPSDGRTHVSTRVMGTYGYCAPEYARTGKLTPKSDIYSFGVVLLEIITGRKAIDPTRTQSEQNLVAWAKSFLGDKKKAFKVADPRLGGRYPRRAFYQALTVACMCVHEEAASRPLISDVVTALTHLASQTDDTRKRAVLEAMVWGEKGHKENTRNC
- the LOC116001851 gene encoding serine/threonine-protein kinase PBL27-like isoform X3, yielding MLTILSQPHQVVAVKQLNQDGVQGQREFLVEVLMLCLCHHPNLVNLIGYCADGVQRLLVYEYMALGSLEDHLHADLPPDKAPLDWNTRMKIAAGTAKGLEYLHDKADPSVIYRDLKSANILLGEGFHPKLSDFGLAKLGPSDGRTHVSTRVMGTYGYCAPEYARTGKLTPKSDIYSFGVVLLEIITGRKAIDPTRTQSEQNLVAWAKSFLGDKKKAFKVADPRLGGRYPRRAFYQALTVACMCVHEEAASRPLISDVVTALTHLASQTDDTRKRAVLEAMVWGEKGHKENTRNC